GGGACGGCGTAGCCCAGCGCGATCTCGTAGACCCACTGGCGGCGGTCCATCGCCATGCTCAGGGCCTGTCTGAACGCCTGGTCGTCGAGGGGCGGCCGCCTCAGGTTGAGGGTGTAGTGGGCGTAGCCGTCGTCG
The DNA window shown above is from Halalkalicoccus sp. NIPERK01 and carries:
- a CDS encoding ABC transporter substrate-binding protein, with translation ELLNGGIDAMYASAFDATRAREIHDREELGLVEGRDDGYAHYTLNLRRPPLDDQAFRQALSMAMDRRQWVYEIALGYAVP